The Undibacterium cyanobacteriorum genomic sequence ACCGGTTCCCGCAAATAGCCCATTTGTTTGTCATTCACTCCCAGCACATCTCCGGCGCGCGCTTCGGGGTCTAACAAGACCGCTTTTACAACAGCCGCCATGTCGCCCGTCACGCCTTTTCCATTATTCCGAAACACAGCACTCACTCGCGCCAGATACTGTGGGCTCGGATTACTGCCAACTAAGTGTTGAATTAAACGCAGGCTCACGAATGGGGCAACGTTCTGGTGTTTCATCAATAATGCGACCACGGCATCAAGCTCATCAGATGCGTTCAGCCCCGCTGGGATTGCTGTTCCCATGACTGTCTTGGCGCCACTATCATGTAAGAATGAAGCAGACTCGGGCACCATCGGAGACCCATAGTGAGGCCAACTATAGTCAGGCAACCCCGTATTATTCGATGGTGCTCTCCAGCCGGTTAAGGCACGCGCCAATTCTTCGACATCCTTCTGCGTATAGGTTTCTTTCGCCTTCCCTTGCGCATCTCGAATCACGCTACCGTCAGAATTCAGTTGTACAACGCCGACCGTGAACAATTGCATCAACTCTCGCGCATAATTCTCATTCGGCGTGCATCCGAGGCATTGAGGCGAAGTAGGACGATTGAGCTCGTTATTGAGATAGAAACCCATGTGAGGATTCAGCGTTACATCACGCAATAATTTAGCGTAATTGCCGAACACGTTTCGACGCAACATGTTGTAATACTCCAAGCTGCCATTGGCCTGGCCCGCACTCACCGGTATGTACTGGAACACCGCCCAAGTGACTCGTTGACGCAACTGATCCGGAGCTGCTAATGCAGTATCCCAGAACTCATCGTTACGAAAGAGCCACAGTGGCGCATCGCCCGCCGCAGGT encodes the following:
- a CDS encoding DUF1800 domain-containing protein, with protein sequence MSKINLRSFKPAIVVLMLGSLLACSRTDQGSQEGHQSNGQVGTQQAPKVSYYAAARFAEQTSFGVTPELITEIQSLGFEAWIDKQLAMPITSTTMPRELLSYSPAAGDAPLWLFRNDEFWDTALAAPDQLRQRVTWAVFQYIPVSAGQANGSLEYYNMLRRNVFGNYAKLLRDVTLNPHMGFYLNNELNRPTSPQCLGCTPNENYARELMQLFTVGVVQLNSDGSVIRDAQGKAKETYTQKDVEELARALTGWRAPSNNTGLPDYSWPHYGSPMVPESASFLHDSGAKTVMGTAIPAGLNASDELDAVVALLMKHQNVAPFVSLRLIQHLVGSNPSPQYLARVSAVFRNNGKGVTGDMAAVVKAVLLDPEARAGDVLGVNDKQMGYLREPVLWMSAVHRGLGCKHMTHGTWQGNQYVDQPANQNTISPPSIFSYYQATDRAPGSNLLAPEQKLLNTMEFTSRLGNLDWRFFNADNPARADNLTRTGCNWNELTTAFAKSPDEFLDLLSKRWFRGAMPATLRNNLLNLIKGERWQNPESGTVTTLQFALTSPSFGVIK